In Caballeronia insecticola, one DNA window encodes the following:
- a CDS encoding form I ribulose bisphosphate carboxylase large subunit codes for MNDFSKAAVEAARNPSDPRSRYAAGVMKYREMGYWQPDYIPKDTDVIALFRITPQAGVEPEEAAAAVAGESSTATWTVVWTDRLTACDMYRAKAYRCEPVPNSRADEPQYFAYIAYELDLFEEGSVANLTASIIGNVFGFKPLKALRLEDMRIPVAYLKTFQGPPTGIVVERERLDKYGRPLLGATVKPKLGLSGKNYGRVVYEGLKGGLDFLKDDENINSQAFMHWRDRYLFAMEAVNRAQAETGEVKGHYLNVTAGTMEDIYERAEFAKELGSCIVMIDLVIGWTAIQSMSKWARKNDMILHLHRAGHGTYTRQRNHGISFRVIAKWLRMAGVDHAHAGTAVGKLEGDPLSVQGYYNVLREARNEVDLSRGIFFDQPWAGLRKVMPVASGGIHAGQMHQLLDLFGDDAILQFGGGTIGHPQGIQAGATANRVALEAMVKARNEGRDIANEGPDILEAAARSCTPLKQALDTWRDVTFNYASTDTPDFAVTATASA; via the coding sequence GCTATGCGGCCGGCGTCATGAAGTATCGCGAGATGGGCTACTGGCAGCCCGACTACATACCGAAGGATACGGACGTGATCGCGCTGTTTCGCATCACGCCGCAAGCAGGCGTCGAACCGGAAGAGGCCGCTGCGGCCGTGGCAGGCGAATCGTCGACGGCGACGTGGACCGTTGTGTGGACCGATCGCCTCACCGCTTGCGACATGTACCGCGCGAAGGCGTATCGCTGCGAGCCGGTGCCGAACTCACGCGCCGACGAGCCGCAGTACTTCGCGTACATCGCCTACGAACTCGATCTGTTCGAGGAAGGATCGGTTGCGAACCTGACGGCGTCGATCATCGGCAACGTGTTCGGCTTCAAACCGCTGAAGGCGCTTCGTCTCGAAGACATGCGCATTCCCGTCGCTTATCTGAAGACGTTTCAAGGACCGCCGACGGGCATCGTCGTGGAGCGCGAACGGCTCGACAAGTACGGTCGCCCGCTGCTCGGCGCGACCGTGAAGCCGAAGCTCGGCTTGTCGGGGAAGAACTATGGGCGCGTCGTGTACGAAGGCCTCAAAGGCGGACTCGACTTCCTGAAGGACGACGAGAACATCAATTCGCAAGCGTTCATGCATTGGCGCGACCGCTATCTCTTCGCGATGGAAGCCGTGAACCGCGCGCAGGCCGAAACGGGCGAAGTGAAAGGCCACTATCTCAACGTAACCGCCGGCACGATGGAGGACATCTACGAGCGCGCCGAATTCGCGAAGGAACTGGGCTCGTGCATCGTGATGATCGATCTCGTGATCGGCTGGACCGCGATTCAGTCGATGTCGAAGTGGGCGCGCAAGAACGACATGATCCTGCACTTGCATCGCGCGGGGCACGGCACTTATACGCGGCAGCGCAATCACGGCATCTCGTTTCGCGTGATCGCGAAGTGGCTGCGCATGGCGGGCGTGGATCACGCGCATGCAGGCACGGCGGTGGGCAAGCTCGAAGGCGATCCGCTTTCGGTGCAGGGCTATTACAACGTGTTGCGCGAGGCACGCAACGAAGTGGATCTGTCGCGCGGCATCTTCTTCGATCAACCGTGGGCGGGCCTGCGCAAAGTGATGCCGGTGGCCTCGGGCGGCATTCATGCGGGGCAGATGCATCAGCTGCTCGATCTCTTCGGCGACGATGCGATCCTGCAATTTGGCGGCGGCACGATCGGACATCCGCAAGGCATTCAGGCGGGCGCAACGGCCAATCGCGTCGCACTCGAAGCGATGGTGAAAGCGCGCAACGAAGGGCGTGATATCGCGAACGAAGGCCCCGATATTCTCGAAGCCGCAGCGCGTTCGTGCACGCCGCTCAAGCAGGCGCTCGACACTTGGCGCGATGTGACCTTCAACTATGCATCGACGGATACGCCGGATTTCGCGGTGACGGCAACTGCATCGGCCTGA
- a CDS encoding ribulose bisphosphate carboxylase small subunit: MKITQGTFSFLPPLTDEDISAQINYALDQGWACSVEFTDDPHPRNTYWDMWGMPMFDLHDAAGVLMEVNACRKTYPHHYIKVNAFDSLRGFETMRMSFIVNRPEEEKGFRLERQDGQGRVQHYAIRTYATDRPGGERY, translated from the coding sequence ATGAAAATCACGCAAGGCACGTTTTCATTCCTGCCTCCTCTGACCGATGAGGATATCTCCGCGCAGATCAACTATGCGCTGGATCAGGGCTGGGCCTGTTCAGTCGAATTCACCGACGATCCGCACCCGCGCAATACCTACTGGGACATGTGGGGCATGCCGATGTTCGATCTCCACGATGCCGCCGGCGTGCTGATGGAGGTGAACGCCTGCCGCAAGACCTATCCGCATCATTACATCAAGGTCAATGCGTTCGACTCGTTGCGCGGCTTCGAAACGATGCGTATGTCTTTCATCGTGAATCGGCCGGAAGAAGAAAAGGGCTTCCGTCTCGAACGTCAGGACGGTCAGGGCCGCGTGCAGCATTACGCGATCCGTACTTACGCAACCGACCGCCCGGGCGGCGAACGCTACTGA
- the cbbX gene encoding CbbX protein has translation MSAEATLEAVPDQTSESPATHADLMALYRESRIGEVLAELDRDLIGLAPVKTRIREIAAHLLVERARETLGIASGAPTLHMCFSGNPGTGKTSVAMRMAQVLHRLGYIRRNHLVSVTRDDLVGQYIGHTAPKTREVLKRAMGGVLFIDEAYYLYRPENERDYGQEAIEILLQTMENQRDDLVVILAGYESRMETFFHSNPGFRSRIAHHIVFPDYAPDELLQIAAHMLADMHYRFDDDARRAFEEYLARRIRQPNFANARSVRNALDRARLRQANRLFAAAERGSGATDAAALMQLDASDIRASRVFTDS, from the coding sequence ATGAGCGCCGAAGCCACGCTCGAAGCCGTGCCCGATCAAACGAGCGAATCGCCCGCGACGCATGCCGATTTGATGGCGCTGTATCGCGAATCGCGCATCGGCGAAGTGCTGGCGGAACTGGACCGCGATCTCATCGGGCTCGCGCCGGTGAAGACGCGCATTCGCGAGATCGCGGCGCACCTGCTCGTGGAACGCGCCCGCGAAACGCTCGGTATCGCCTCGGGTGCGCCCACGCTGCACATGTGCTTCTCGGGCAATCCCGGCACCGGCAAAACAAGCGTTGCGATGCGCATGGCGCAGGTGCTGCATCGTCTGGGCTATATCCGGCGCAATCATCTCGTCTCGGTGACGCGCGACGATCTCGTCGGCCAGTATATCGGCCACACCGCGCCGAAAACGCGCGAAGTGCTCAAGCGTGCGATGGGCGGCGTGCTGTTCATCGACGAGGCTTATTACCTGTATCGCCCGGAGAACGAGCGCGATTACGGACAGGAGGCCATTGAGATTCTGCTGCAAACGATGGAGAACCAGCGCGACGATCTCGTCGTGATTCTCGCCGGATACGAGTCGCGTATGGAAACGTTCTTTCATAGCAATCCCGGCTTTCGTTCGCGTATCGCGCATCACATCGTGTTTCCCGATTACGCGCCCGATGAGCTTCTGCAGATCGCCGCGCACATGCTCGCCGACATGCATTACCGCTTCGACGACGACGCGCGCCGCGCCTTCGAAGAGTATCTCGCGCGCCGCATTCGTCAGCCGAACTTCGCCAACGCGCGTTCCGTGCGCAATGCGCTGGATCGCGCGCGGCTGCGTCAGGCGAATCGTCTGTTCGCTGCGGCGGAACGAGGCAGCGGCGCCACGGACGCCGCCGCGCTGATGCAACTCGACGCGAGCGATATCCGCGCGAGCCGCGTGTTCACCGATTCATAA
- a CDS encoding class 1 fructose-bisphosphatase yields the protein MQDGRTTLSKFLIDTLDRKPGPEAASGLSALLIDVAASIKTIAAALTRGALGGQHGSAQSVNTHGEEQKKLDLVTNDIFLQHCEWDGLLAGMVSEEMDGVYAIPDAYPRGEYLLAFDPLDGSSNIDINGVVGSIFSVLKRAPDESHAADEASFLRPGREQVAAGYAIYGPSTMLVLSVGNGTHGFTLERDVGNFVLTHSDIRIPEDSCEFAINASNERFWEPPVRRYVQECKDGRTGCRAQDFNMRWIASMVAEVHRILMRGGVFMYPRDFKTPAMEGRLRLLYEANPMSFIVEQAGGLSITGRERILDMKARALHQRVPVILGSRNEVARIHRYHGEYDRGEDKPFTSPLFNERSLFLPETPA from the coding sequence ATGCAGGATGGACGCACGACCTTATCGAAGTTCCTGATCGACACGCTGGATCGCAAGCCCGGGCCGGAAGCGGCGAGCGGCCTTTCCGCGCTGCTCATCGACGTGGCCGCATCGATCAAGACGATCGCGGCGGCACTGACACGCGGTGCGCTCGGCGGCCAGCACGGCTCGGCGCAATCGGTCAACACGCACGGTGAAGAGCAGAAGAAGCTCGATCTCGTGACCAACGACATCTTCCTGCAGCACTGCGAGTGGGACGGCCTGCTGGCGGGCATGGTGTCGGAGGAGATGGACGGCGTCTATGCCATTCCGGATGCATATCCGCGAGGCGAGTATTTGCTCGCATTCGATCCGCTCGATGGTTCCTCGAACATCGATATCAACGGCGTGGTCGGCTCGATCTTCTCCGTGCTCAAACGCGCACCCGACGAAAGCCATGCAGCCGACGAAGCATCGTTCCTGCGCCCGGGCCGCGAACAGGTTGCAGCGGGCTACGCGATCTACGGTCCGTCGACGATGCTCGTGCTGTCCGTCGGCAACGGCACGCACGGCTTCACGCTTGAACGCGATGTCGGCAATTTCGTGCTCACGCATTCCGATATCCGCATTCCCGAGGATTCGTGCGAGTTCGCGATCAACGCATCGAACGAACGCTTCTGGGAGCCGCCCGTGCGCCGCTACGTGCAGGAATGCAAGGACGGCCGCACCGGCTGTCGCGCGCAGGACTTCAACATGCGCTGGATCGCGTCGATGGTGGCGGAAGTGCATCGCATCCTGATGCGCGGCGGCGTGTTCATGTATCCGCGCGACTTCAAGACGCCCGCGATGGAAGGACGTCTGCGTCTGCTGTACGAAGCGAATCCGATGAGCTTTATTGTCGAGCAGGCGGGCGGGCTGTCGATCACCGGGCGCGAACGCATTCTCGATATGAAGGCGCGCGCGTTGCATCAGCGTGTGCCGGTGATTCTCGGTTCGCGCAATGAAGTGGCGCGTATTCATCGCTATCACGGCGAATACGACCGCGGCGAGGACAAACCTTTTACGTCGCCGCTCTTCAACGAACGCTCGCTGTTCCTGCCAGAAACGCCGGCGTGA
- a CDS encoding phosphoribulokinase, whose product MSIKHPIIAVTGSSGAGTTTVMKSFTHIFRREKINAQIVEGDAFHRYDRLGMREALKQSERDGLLNFSHFGPEANLLEELEALFASYGESGGGKTRHYVHDEGEAVHYKQDAGTFTPWEEIAAGTDLMFYEGLHGAAVTDRVDVARHADLLVGVVPIINLEWIQKLHRDQTMRGYSHEAVVDTILRRMPDYVNYICPQFSRTHVNFQRVPTVDTSNPFTAREIPQPDESFVVIRFTKPKGIDFPYLLTMLHDSFMSRPNVIVVPGGKMGLAMQLIFTPMILQLRDRCARA is encoded by the coding sequence ATGTCCATCAAGCATCCGATCATCGCGGTGACCGGTTCGAGCGGTGCCGGCACCACCACCGTCATGAAGAGCTTCACGCACATCTTCAGGCGCGAAAAAATCAATGCGCAGATTGTCGAAGGCGATGCGTTCCATCGTTACGATCGCCTCGGCATGCGTGAAGCGTTGAAGCAGAGCGAGCGCGACGGCCTGCTCAACTTCAGTCACTTCGGGCCGGAAGCGAACCTGCTCGAAGAACTCGAAGCCTTGTTTGCAAGCTATGGCGAATCGGGCGGCGGCAAGACTCGCCATTACGTTCACGACGAAGGCGAGGCCGTGCATTACAAGCAGGACGCCGGCACTTTCACGCCGTGGGAAGAGATCGCCGCAGGCACGGACCTGATGTTCTACGAAGGCCTGCATGGCGCGGCCGTCACGGATCGCGTGGATGTCGCGCGGCATGCGGATCTGCTCGTCGGTGTCGTGCCGATCATCAATCTCGAATGGATTCAGAAGCTGCATCGCGACCAGACGATGCGCGGTTATTCGCATGAAGCGGTGGTCGATACGATCCTGCGCCGCATGCCCGATTACGTGAACTACATCTGCCCGCAGTTTTCGCGCACGCACGTGAATTTTCAGCGCGTACCGACCGTGGATACGTCGAACCCGTTCACCGCGCGCGAGATTCCGCAGCCCGACGAGAGCTTCGTCGTGATTCGCTTCACGAAGCCGAAGGGCATCGACTTTCCGTATCTGCTCACGATGCTGCACGACTCGTTCATGTCGCGCCCGAACGTGATTGTCGTGCCCGGCGGAAAGATGGGACTCGCAATGCAGCTCATCTTCACGCCGATGATCCTGCAGCTGCGCGACCGGTGCGCGCGCGCATAA